A genomic region of Rhipicephalus sanguineus isolate Rsan-2018 chromosome 3, BIME_Rsan_1.4, whole genome shotgun sequence contains the following coding sequences:
- the LOC119385470 gene encoding globin, with amino-acid sequence MTPREKVAVRTVWSAFCKEHPDYGVLLFNAYFLKYPDNIKLFKHFKGKSLRTLSTDPEFSAHCSLVGEEITSIIEALDDVPRVLEILKKNALLHHRLRGVTPAHFTSFGQVVIDVLTANHEDLMTPATDNAWKKFFEDCGTVG; translated from the exons ATGACGCCCCGTGAGAAGGTGGCCGTGCGTACCGTGTGGAGCGCCTTCTGCAAAGAGCACCCGGACTACGGCGTCCTCCTCTTCAACGCGTACTTCCTGAAGTACCCCGATAACATCAAGCTGTTCAAGCATTTCAAGGGCAAAAGCCTCAGGACGCTCTCGACTGACCCCGAATTCAG TGCGCACTGCAGCCTCGTGGGCGAGGAGATCACGAgcatcatcgaggcgctcgacgaCGTACCGAGGGTGCTCGAGATTCTCAAGAAAAACGCTCTCTTGCACCATCGCCTGCGTGGAGTGACGCCCGCTCACTTCACCAGCTTCGGCCAAGTGGTCATCGACGTCCTGACGGCCAACCACGAAGACCTCATGACGCCGGCCACCGACAACGCCTGGAAAAAGTTTTTCGAG